One region of Bacillota bacterium genomic DNA includes:
- a CDS encoding DUF177 domain-containing protein, with protein MFTISVARLKKAPAEQRRYHLEDRIETFVGPDGRPVTAEAPVELDLVVTNAGDFIWATGVVSATVNLICSRCVKEYAERIEGRFEEKYRLHGGVEDYLGKEIPVAADELDFSDQVRESLILSLPMKPLCAVSCPGLCPGCGKDLNNGACDCPGEGGDPRFSVLSKLLMQREKGGGDDGSTEK; from the coding sequence TTGTTTACCATAAGTGTGGCAAGGTTAAAAAAAGCGCCGGCTGAACAACGACGGTATCATCTTGAGGATAGGATTGAGACGTTTGTGGGACCGGACGGAAGGCCGGTGACGGCGGAAGCGCCGGTAGAACTTGACCTTGTTGTAACCAACGCCGGGGATTTTATTTGGGCAACAGGCGTGGTTTCAGCCACCGTTAACCTTATCTGCAGCCGGTGCGTCAAGGAATACGCCGAAAGAATAGAAGGGCGTTTTGAAGAGAAGTATCGTCTGCATGGTGGCGTCGAAGATTACTTGGGTAAGGAGATACCCGTGGCCGCGGATGAGCTGGATTTCTCGGATCAGGTACGGGAGAGTCTTATTCTCTCCTTGCCGATGAAGCCGCTTTGCGCCGTAAGTTGTCCGGGATTATGCCCGGGTTGCGGTAAGGATTTGAACAACGGTGCGTGTGATTGTCCCGGAGAGGGCGGCGACCCGCGGTTTTCCGTTTTGTCGAAGCTTTTGATGCAAAGAGAAAAAGGAGGTGGCGATGATGGGAGTACCGAAAAGTAG
- a CDS encoding nucleoside recognition domain-containing protein: MRPNPRKTLLAILITVFFFLTITHPAALYRGATSGLGIWWQIVFPSLLPFFIITEILLALGVIQFSGALLEPLTQKVFRLPGSAAFAFAVGYTSGYPMGAAMAARLSSQKMLSPSEAGRLAAFTNNASPVFILVAVSVGMYQNTNLGPFLAGVHYLSNMLCGLTLGLIARPLPATKLNLWRHAVDTLAGAHQSDLRNIGQLAGDAVRYAVNSLFTIAGFICIFAVILQLFNEVGTLRAALAFTGDILHKLGLPADLWPALGAGLFEVTLGAKTAAETSAPLMHKILITEIILAWSGLSIVMQALSFLSAAGVPGTFFILGRLLQAFYASILTIVLFPLFAPHLTQTAAAFPPSAPSFYANLSGATVLCLGVNLSLIVLSALYGLYHRFKPQGTN; this comes from the coding sequence GTGCGCCCGAACCCCCGAAAAACTCTGCTGGCCATATTGATAACCGTCTTCTTCTTCTTGACTATCACTCACCCGGCCGCCTTATACCGCGGGGCGACCTCCGGCCTTGGGATCTGGTGGCAGATTGTTTTCCCCTCGCTGCTGCCGTTTTTCATCATCACCGAGATCCTGCTTGCCCTCGGGGTGATTCAGTTTTCAGGAGCGCTTCTGGAACCTTTGACCCAGAAAGTCTTCAGACTTCCGGGCAGCGCCGCCTTTGCCTTTGCCGTGGGCTACACCTCGGGATACCCGATGGGAGCGGCCATGGCCGCCCGTCTCAGCTCCCAGAAAATGCTTTCGCCTTCGGAAGCCGGCCGTTTGGCTGCGTTTACCAACAACGCAAGCCCTGTCTTTATCCTGGTGGCGGTTTCGGTGGGGATGTATCAGAACACAAATCTGGGGCCTTTCCTTGCGGGCGTTCACTACCTGAGCAATATGCTCTGCGGCCTTACACTGGGCTTGATAGCCCGCCCTCTTCCCGCGACAAAACTCAATCTCTGGAGGCACGCGGTAGATACACTTGCGGGAGCGCACCAGAGCGATCTTAGAAACATAGGGCAGCTCGCCGGTGACGCCGTGCGTTACGCCGTTAACAGCCTTTTCACGATCGCCGGCTTCATTTGTATCTTCGCCGTCATACTCCAGTTATTTAACGAAGTCGGAACTTTGCGGGCCGCTCTGGCTTTTACCGGTGACATCCTACACAAACTGGGACTTCCGGCTGATCTATGGCCGGCATTGGGCGCCGGTCTTTTTGAGGTTACACTCGGGGCCAAAACAGCGGCCGAAACGAGCGCTCCGCTTATGCACAAGATCCTCATCACCGAAATCATACTTGCCTGGAGCGGTCTTTCCATCGTCATGCAGGCATTGAGCTTTCTTTCCGCGGCAGGAGTCCCCGGTACCTTCTTCATCCTGGGGCGCCTGCTCCAGGCGTTTTATGCCTCTATACTCACAATTGTCTTGTTTCCCCTTTTCGCGCCGCACCTCACCCAGACGGCGGCGGCTTTTCCGCCGTCCGCGCCGTCCTTTTACGCCAACCTGTCCGGCGCAACCGTCCTTTGCCTCGGGGTGAATCTCTCGCTTATAGTGCTGTCGGCACTTTACGGACTTTATCACCGGTTTAAACCGCAAGGAACAAACTAG
- a CDS encoding ATPase: MRRDMVELLSVINELEELIESSNKIPLTKKVVIDEEKILDILDRIRTILPDEIRKAKWVVQEREKVLAESRKEAERILEETRVEVEKRAEESEIARQAKEMAESVLGKAEQVSREIKLGAKEYADDILGKLEERLERISREIQQGRAELKGMK; this comes from the coding sequence ATGAGGAGGGATATGGTGGAACTTCTGTCGGTCATTAATGAACTCGAAGAACTTATCGAATCCAGCAATAAGATACCGCTCACCAAAAAAGTAGTAATTGACGAAGAAAAGATTCTCGACATTCTCGACCGGATCCGTACCATCCTGCCGGACGAAATCCGTAAGGCAAAGTGGGTGGTCCAGGAGCGGGAGAAGGTGCTGGCGGAATCGCGGAAGGAAGCGGAGCGTATACTGGAAGAAACCAGGGTGGAGGTCGAAAAAAGGGCCGAGGAAAGTGAAATTGCGCGCCAGGCAAAAGAAATGGCGGAGTCTGTTTTAGGAAAGGCCGAACAGGTATCACGGGAGATTAAACTCGGCGCAAAGGAATACGCCGACGATATCCTGGGCAAGCTCGAGGAACGGCTTGAGCGCATCTCCAGGGAGATCCAGCAGGGGCGGGCGGAACTGAAAGGCATGAAGTAA
- the coaD gene encoding pantetheine-phosphate adenylyltransferase produces the protein MRTAIYPGSFDPVTNGHLDIVIRGQALFDRLIVAVAENPGKKALFTIEERVQMLWEVLGNLPRVKVDSYDGLTVDHARKNGACAIIRGLRAISDFENEFVMALTNKKLAPEIETLFLMTEAQYSFISSSAVKEVAHYGGCLKGMVPSSVESKLREVFRRGNS, from the coding sequence TTGCGGACAGCCATATACCCCGGCAGCTTCGACCCGGTGACCAATGGACACCTTGATATTGTAATCCGTGGGCAGGCGCTTTTTGACCGGTTGATCGTTGCGGTGGCCGAGAACCCGGGAAAGAAGGCGTTGTTTACTATTGAAGAACGGGTTCAGATGCTTTGGGAAGTGCTGGGGAATCTCCCGAGGGTCAAGGTTGACTCATATGACGGGCTCACAGTGGACCACGCCAGGAAAAACGGGGCTTGCGCCATAATCCGCGGTTTAAGGGCTATATCCGACTTCGAAAATGAGTTCGTTATGGCACTGACGAACAAGAAGCTGGCGCCTGAGATCGAGACTCTTTTTTTAATGACGGAGGCTCAATATTCTTTCATAAGTTCCAGCGCCGTGAAAGAAGTGGCTCATTATGGCGGTTGCCTTAAAGGAATGGTGCCGTCTTCGGTAGAATCTAAATTAAGGGAAGTATTTCGTCGGGGTAATTCCTGA
- the rsmD gene encoding 16S rRNA (guanine(966)-N(2))-methyltransferase RsmD: MRVIGGLAKRRTLKTPPGKSIRPTAERVKEALFNILAAKIPDAVFLDLFAGTGGIGIEALSRGAARAVFVDRSSRALNLIRENLRRTGFSEQAMVIPHDAMTALSLLHRRGESFDLIYVDPPYDKGYELKTLPSIAHKGLLNRGGLVVAETDHRGKLPVEIGNLKLFRSERYGDTVLSFYRVEEKDTERTDMKQVDPRASKQDS, translated from the coding sequence ATGCGGGTTATCGGCGGTTTGGCTAAACGGCGCACTCTTAAGACCCCACCGGGGAAGAGTATTCGTCCTACTGCGGAAAGGGTTAAGGAAGCGCTTTTTAATATCCTTGCCGCGAAAATACCGGATGCGGTCTTTCTTGATCTGTTTGCCGGGACAGGCGGTATAGGGATTGAGGCGCTAAGCCGGGGAGCGGCGCGGGCCGTTTTCGTAGACCGGAGTTCCCGGGCGCTTAACCTGATTCGCGAAAACTTACGAAGGACGGGTTTCAGCGAACAGGCCATGGTGATTCCTCATGACGCCATGACCGCGCTGAGTCTTCTTCATCGGCGCGGCGAGTCTTTCGACCTGATTTACGTAGATCCTCCTTATGACAAGGGATACGAATTAAAGACACTGCCGTCTATTGCACATAAAGGCCTTCTTAACCGTGGGGGGTTGGTCGTTGCCGAGACCGACCACCGGGGCAAACTTCCGGTGGAAATAGGAAACCTCAAGCTTTTCCGCAGTGAGCGTTACGGGGATACAGTCCTTTCTTTTTACCGTGTTGAAGAGAAAGATACCGAAAGAACCGATATGAAGCAAGTAGACCCCCGTGCTTCTAAGCAGGACTCCTAA
- the gpr gene encoding GPR endopeptidase yields the protein MLDLAVEAHDLIRAQRGTEIPGVSVAKEDFPFAAVTTVRVETEEAEGIMSKPRGTYITIDAPALRDNDRRAHEQIVEILSKKLELMLHNLHLPEGASVLVVGLGNWHATPDALGPRAVDYTLVTRHLHRYAPPDLRGDTREVSAIAPGVLGVTGIETAEIIQGVVEKIKPNVIITVDALAARSVERIATSIQIADTGISPGSGVGNDRIGINQESMGVPVIAIGVPTVVHAAFIANDAMDKLWQELNKNPNMHRVYKLLHPEIVKMVVDDLLKPFGGQLMVTPREIDSLIQNTAKIIAGGVTTALQPGIPPEDFGLYLN from the coding sequence GTGTTAGACTTGGCAGTTGAGGCGCACGATCTCATACGTGCCCAAAGGGGTACGGAAATCCCCGGAGTGTCTGTAGCAAAAGAAGATTTCCCCTTCGCCGCCGTAACCACGGTGCGTGTCGAAACTGAAGAAGCGGAAGGAATCATGTCAAAACCGCGGGGTACTTATATCACGATCGACGCCCCGGCCTTGCGGGACAATGACCGCAGAGCCCATGAGCAAATCGTCGAAATCCTCTCTAAAAAGCTTGAACTAATGCTGCATAATTTGCACCTTCCGGAAGGGGCAAGCGTTCTCGTCGTAGGACTCGGCAACTGGCACGCAACCCCGGACGCCCTCGGACCACGGGCAGTGGATTACACGCTCGTCACCAGGCACCTTCACCGTTACGCCCCGCCGGATCTTCGCGGGGATACGCGCGAGGTCAGCGCCATTGCACCCGGCGTGCTCGGCGTAACCGGTATCGAAACCGCGGAAATCATTCAAGGCGTTGTGGAGAAGATAAAACCCAACGTTATTATTACGGTAGACGCCCTGGCTGCCAGGAGCGTGGAACGGATAGCCACCAGCATTCAAATCGCCGATACCGGCATCAGCCCCGGTTCAGGTGTCGGCAACGACAGGATCGGGATCAATCAGGAAAGTATGGGTGTTCCGGTTATCGCAATCGGAGTGCCGACAGTGGTTCACGCCGCATTCATCGCTAATGACGCGATGGATAAACTCTGGCAGGAGCTGAATAAAAACCCGAATATGCACCGTGTTTACAAGCTCCTGCACCCGGAAATCGTAAAAATGGTAGTGGATGACCTGTTAAAGCCGTTCGGGGGACAACTGATGGTTACGCCGCGGGAGATCGACAGCCTCATTCAGAACACGGCCAAGATCATCGCCGGCGGGGTTACTACAGCGCTGCAGCCCGGGATCCCCCCGGAGGATTTCGGCCTGTACCTAAATTGA
- a CDS encoding alpha/beta-type small acid-soluble spore protein has translation MAQGQRTNRVLVPEARAALDQMKWEIAREVGINLPPGSYLGDIPSRMNGAMGGHMVRHMIRTYEQNLAQNAAGGAGVVTNKL, from the coding sequence ATGGCACAAGGACAGCGCACTAACCGGGTGCTTGTCCCCGAGGCCCGGGCGGCTCTCGACCAGATGAAATGGGAAATCGCGCGTGAGGTCGGTATTAATCTGCCGCCCGGAAGTTACCTCGGTGACATTCCTTCGCGGATGAACGGCGCAATGGGAGGCCATATGGTACGCCATATGATCAGGACCTACGAACAGAACCTGGCCCAGAATGCCGCGGGTGGAGCCGGTGTTGTTACCAATAAACTGTAA
- the recG gene encoding ATP-dependent DNA helicase RecG gives MSSIWEKRVQYLKGVGPQRAGLLSRLGINTVGDLLYHVPRRYEDRTLAQPVKAYKDGEVAAAEGELVTVEEKRARSGITVLRAALRGRWGLFYAVWFNQPYLKRVLRIGTWITVTGKVRHGPYASEIQVSEYETGEGEEGLNTGRIVPVYPLTEKLSQRSLRSIVFQALKNETASLPEVLPAMTVREFGMSDRAKALSAVHFPESVAEAEAGRRRLVFEELFLLETVLLHRREKVVAVEKQHRYGPDGPKVTALYNSLPFTLTPEQERAWREVSLDLETTRPMHRLLQGDVGAGKTVVGALALAKAAENGLQGALMAPTEILAEQHFINLRAFLEPIGIMVELLTGSLKKEERAQRLKAVAAGEVKVLVGTHALIQEEVEFGRLGLAVVDEQHRFGVRQRGLLRAKGDSPDLLVMTATPIPRTLALTLYGDLDLTVISSLPPGRRPVKTVWLKPAEITRVYRLILSEVKKGRQAYFVCPLIEESEQLAAQAALKLADELKTVFPDFNIGLLHGRLKLEEKEKAMAAFRQNEIHIMVSTTVIEVGVDVPNATVMAIFDADRFGLAQLHQLRGRVGRGDHAAYCILLADRTTPEAAARLKALSSVSDGFALAEEDLRLRGPGEFFGTRQSGLPELKVADLLRDARLLESARSEARRFITEDPGFISETGRHIKKEIGFRFEMLRDVIG, from the coding sequence ATGTCGAGCATCTGGGAAAAACGCGTGCAGTACCTTAAAGGGGTGGGTCCCCAGCGGGCGGGCCTTCTTTCACGCCTCGGGATTAACACCGTCGGTGATTTACTGTACCACGTTCCCAGGCGTTACGAAGACCGGACGCTCGCTCAGCCGGTAAAGGCTTATAAGGACGGGGAAGTGGCTGCGGCGGAAGGAGAGCTTGTAACCGTTGAAGAGAAGCGGGCGCGTTCCGGGATCACCGTGCTCCGGGCAGCCCTTCGAGGCCGGTGGGGGCTTTTCTACGCTGTGTGGTTCAACCAGCCTTACCTTAAGCGCGTACTGAGGATCGGCACGTGGATCACCGTCACGGGAAAGGTGCGCCACGGCCCTTACGCCTCCGAAATTCAGGTTAGTGAATACGAAACCGGTGAGGGGGAGGAGGGGCTTAATACCGGCCGGATTGTGCCCGTTTATCCACTCACGGAAAAACTGAGCCAGCGAAGCCTGCGTTCGATTGTCTTTCAGGCGCTGAAGAACGAGACCGCGTCCCTGCCGGAAGTACTACCGGCGATGACCGTTCGGGAATTCGGTATGTCTGACAGGGCAAAGGCACTGTCAGCGGTGCATTTTCCGGAGAGTGTCGCCGAGGCCGAAGCAGGGCGGCGGCGGCTCGTCTTCGAAGAACTTTTTCTGCTTGAAACAGTCCTGCTCCACCGCCGGGAAAAGGTGGTCGCGGTTGAAAAGCAGCACCGTTACGGTCCCGACGGTCCAAAGGTTACGGCTTTGTATAATTCCTTACCGTTTACGCTTACGCCGGAGCAGGAACGAGCCTGGCGGGAGGTCTCCCTGGATCTGGAGACGACCCGTCCTATGCACCGGTTGCTCCAGGGAGACGTGGGGGCCGGGAAGACCGTAGTGGGCGCGCTGGCGCTTGCAAAGGCGGCGGAGAACGGTCTTCAGGGGGCCTTGATGGCGCCGACGGAGATCCTAGCCGAACAGCATTTCATAAACCTCAGGGCCTTCCTTGAACCCATCGGGATAATGGTGGAGCTTTTAACCGGTAGTCTAAAGAAGGAAGAGCGGGCACAAAGGTTGAAAGCGGTGGCTGCGGGGGAGGTTAAGGTTTTGGTCGGCACTCACGCCCTGATACAGGAAGAAGTCGAGTTCGGGCGGCTGGGCCTTGCGGTGGTGGACGAGCAGCACCGTTTCGGAGTGCGCCAGCGGGGACTCCTGCGCGCAAAAGGGGATTCTCCCGATCTCCTGGTTATGACCGCCACTCCGATACCGCGAACCCTGGCCCTGACCCTTTATGGCGACCTGGACCTTACCGTGATAAGCTCCCTGCCGCCGGGAAGACGTCCGGTCAAAACCGTGTGGCTGAAACCTGCCGAAATCACGCGTGTTTACCGGTTGATCCTTTCGGAGGTGAAAAAAGGCCGGCAGGCTTACTTTGTCTGCCCGCTGATTGAAGAATCGGAACAGCTTGCGGCGCAGGCGGCGCTGAAGCTTGCTGACGAGTTAAAAACGGTTTTCCCTGATTTCAACATCGGGCTTTTACACGGACGTCTAAAACTTGAAGAGAAAGAGAAGGCTATGGCCGCTTTTCGGCAAAACGAGATTCACATCATGGTCAGCACCACGGTCATAGAGGTAGGGGTGGATGTGCCAAACGCGACGGTGATGGCGATTTTTGACGCCGACCGCTTTGGGCTGGCGCAGTTGCACCAACTCCGCGGCCGCGTCGGGCGCGGCGACCACGCCGCGTACTGCATCCTTCTCGCCGACCGCACGACGCCGGAGGCCGCGGCGCGGCTCAAGGCATTGTCCTCGGTGAGTGACGGGTTTGCTCTGGCCGAGGAGGACCTGCGCCTCAGGGGACCGGGAGAGTTCTTTGGAACGCGCCAGTCGGGGCTTCCGGAACTTAAGGTGGCCGACCTTCTCCGTGATGCCCGACTCCTGGAATCGGCCCGTTCTGAAGCCCGGCGCTTCATCACCGAAGATCCCGGATTCATTTCGGAAACCGGTCGCCATATAAAAAAGGAAATCGGCTTCAGGTTTGAAATGCTGAGAGACGTTATCGGTTAA
- a CDS encoding acyl-CoA dehydratase activase-related protein — MVTVGFPRAMAYYYLYPFFKTYIESLGAKLVVSPPTTKSTLGKMELCPTDEPCVAVKLLFAHVKELLDRNVDRILIPCLVSVEPNNFCCPKFIGIPYMVKNALSNGTEILIPEIDLHRNGTSWQTSFTKLAQDLGVTSQRLARRALAKASAVQNRFDRLVAEKRLVIEDAFRFFNEGSLFGDNFSDNTTVGDNLPVIGVVGHPYILYDSISLDIIQRTREYGSVLTAEMVPPEVARREMDTIAEGERLWSFEAQVLGAALHYLRNRLVDRLILVGSFECGPESVIESYVEEEARRQGIPFLLITLDEHTGEAGIVTRIEAFMDVSPEEADPETPAEPANAKVVVPGSYPRKMVIGLPSMGHLDLAVRCALKECGVEAVPTPHASKEILELGKNLSPEFVCLPFIITLGQMRYLLDHGATHLMMVGGKGKCRLGWYAQIQEQLLRKLGYEFEMITIDSPLPLAERWSKFRGAIRGATGNASWLRVIKALYAGYHRIAAIDRAERECHRIRAFEQKQGTVDKLFNRFVRAVERASDSPSVHQLLENFLAEAGSIEIEETHPVRIRVVGEIWVVLENYVNLHLERMLGRSADPRVWVDREISVTHWFHQHLFPTREALKRREDIKTAARPYLGTEVGGHGHVSVGLTALGREEGMDGIIHLMPFTCMPEIVAQNILVRLSQKFDIPVLTFILTDQTGEAGFETRVEAFLDILKERKLTG, encoded by the coding sequence ATGGTTACAGTCGGTTTTCCCCGGGCGATGGCGTATTATTATCTGTACCCGTTTTTCAAAACGTATATAGAATCCCTCGGGGCCAAACTGGTGGTTTCACCTCCAACCACTAAATCGACCCTCGGAAAGATGGAGCTGTGCCCCACCGATGAGCCTTGCGTAGCGGTCAAGCTTCTTTTTGCCCACGTGAAAGAGCTTTTGGACAGAAACGTAGACCGTATTCTTATACCTTGCCTGGTCAGCGTCGAGCCCAACAATTTCTGCTGCCCGAAATTCATCGGTATTCCTTACATGGTCAAAAACGCGCTTTCCAACGGGACGGAAATTCTTATCCCGGAAATCGACCTGCACCGGAACGGGACATCCTGGCAGACTTCCTTTACAAAGCTGGCGCAGGATTTGGGCGTTACTTCACAGCGGCTGGCCCGTCGGGCGCTGGCGAAAGCGTCTGCGGTGCAGAACCGGTTTGACCGCCTGGTGGCGGAAAAACGTTTGGTGATCGAGGACGCTTTTCGTTTCTTTAACGAAGGCAGCCTTTTCGGTGACAATTTTAGCGATAATACGACAGTGGGTGATAATCTGCCGGTGATCGGCGTTGTCGGACATCCATACATACTCTATGACTCGATCAGCCTGGACATCATCCAGAGGACCAGGGAATACGGTTCCGTTCTGACAGCCGAGATGGTACCGCCGGAAGTGGCCCGCAGAGAAATGGATACCATCGCCGAGGGGGAACGATTGTGGAGTTTTGAGGCGCAGGTGCTTGGGGCCGCGCTTCATTACCTCCGAAACCGCCTGGTCGACCGCTTGATCCTTGTGGGATCTTTTGAATGCGGGCCGGAGTCGGTCATAGAGTCTTACGTGGAAGAAGAAGCCCGGCGCCAAGGTATTCCGTTCCTGCTGATAACCCTTGACGAGCACACCGGGGAAGCGGGTATAGTCACCCGCATAGAGGCCTTTATGGATGTCTCCCCGGAGGAAGCGGACCCGGAAACCCCGGCCGAGCCCGCAAACGCGAAGGTAGTCGTGCCGGGATCTTACCCCCGGAAGATGGTTATCGGACTTCCTTCGATGGGCCACCTGGACCTAGCGGTACGTTGCGCTCTCAAAGAGTGCGGCGTCGAAGCCGTCCCCACGCCGCATGCCTCAAAAGAGATTCTCGAGCTGGGGAAGAACCTTTCGCCGGAGTTTGTATGCCTGCCGTTTATCATCACCCTCGGGCAGATGCGCTATCTTCTGGACCACGGGGCGACACACCTGATGATGGTGGGCGGCAAAGGAAAATGCCGCCTGGGCTGGTACGCCCAAATCCAGGAACAACTCCTGCGCAAACTTGGTTACGAGTTCGAAATGATTACCATCGATTCACCGCTCCCTCTGGCCGAGCGTTGGAGTAAATTTCGCGGCGCCATCAGGGGAGCTACGGGCAATGCCTCCTGGCTGCGGGTTATAAAGGCGCTTTATGCCGGCTACCACCGCATCGCCGCGATCGACCGGGCCGAGCGTGAATGCCACCGGATCCGGGCCTTCGAGCAAAAGCAGGGCACGGTAGACAAGCTTTTTAATCGTTTTGTTCGTGCGGTGGAACGCGCGTCTGATAGTCCTTCGGTTCATCAACTGCTCGAAAATTTCCTGGCGGAAGCCGGCAGCATTGAGATAGAAGAAACACACCCCGTCCGGATCCGGGTTGTCGGAGAGATCTGGGTTGTGCTTGAAAACTATGTTAACCTCCATCTGGAAAGGATGCTCGGGCGGTCCGCCGACCCGCGGGTCTGGGTGGACCGGGAAATCTCGGTCACCCACTGGTTCCACCAGCATCTTTTCCCAACGCGCGAAGCACTCAAAAGAAGGGAAGACATAAAGACTGCGGCCCGACCATACCTGGGCACGGAGGTCGGCGGTCACGGGCACGTCAGTGTCGGGCTGACGGCCCTGGGGCGGGAAGAGGGAATGGACGGCATAATACATCTCATGCCCTTCACCTGCATGCCGGAAATCGTGGCCCAGAATATACTGGTACGGCTCAGCCAGAAATTTGACATCCCGGTTCTTACCTTTATCCTGACCGACCAGACGGGCGAAGCGGGCTTCGAAACCAGGGTGGAAGCCTTCCTTGATATCCTCAAAGAACGGAAACTCACGGGATAA
- a CDS encoding acyl-CoA dehydratase activase, whose product MPNFLGIDVGSVTTKVVLIDHQQEILFDTYLRTEGGPIHAIQRAFTQLCETAGEVKVAGVGTTGSGRRLAGIMTGADIIKNEITAHAVAARWVEPKVATVIDIGGQDSKIIFFQNGVPIGFNMNTVCAAGTGSFLDHQAVRLGIPIEEFGEYALRSGNPIKIAGRCGVFAESDLIHKQQLGYQKEDLIAGLCMALAGNYLANVARGRHIEPVVLFQGGVAANIGMRAAFENRLGIDIVVPTHFKVMGALGAALLAKRNYERRRNPSNFRGAAHIASFHCAPRTFICGDCPNNCEVNEVYIGGELVSRWASRCGKWHNLNLTSSDRSENRWGSGLKSNQNL is encoded by the coding sequence TTGCCTAATTTTCTAGGAATAGACGTCGGCAGCGTAACCACGAAGGTTGTGCTGATAGACCACCAGCAGGAAATTCTGTTTGATACTTACCTGCGGACCGAAGGAGGCCCGATTCACGCCATCCAGCGTGCTTTTACACAGCTCTGCGAAACCGCGGGCGAGGTAAAGGTGGCGGGCGTGGGCACCACCGGCAGCGGCCGTCGTCTGGCCGGCATCATGACCGGCGCCGATATCATCAAGAACGAGATCACCGCCCATGCCGTCGCCGCCCGCTGGGTCGAGCCGAAGGTGGCCACGGTTATCGATATCGGCGGGCAGGATTCCAAGATAATCTTCTTCCAGAACGGCGTACCGATAGGGTTTAACATGAATACGGTTTGCGCCGCCGGAACCGGTTCCTTTCTGGACCACCAGGCGGTCCGCCTCGGCATCCCGATCGAAGAATTTGGGGAATACGCCCTGCGGTCCGGCAATCCGATTAAGATAGCCGGCAGGTGTGGAGTTTTCGCCGAATCCGATTTGATCCATAAACAACAATTAGGGTACCAGAAAGAGGACCTAATTGCCGGGCTCTGCATGGCCCTTGCCGGCAACTACCTCGCCAACGTGGCGCGAGGAAGGCATATAGAGCCGGTCGTCCTTTTTCAGGGGGGTGTCGCAGCCAACATAGGGATGCGTGCGGCTTTCGAGAATCGCCTTGGAATTGATATAGTCGTTCCGACCCATTTTAAAGTAATGGGCGCACTGGGCGCCGCGCTCCTGGCCAAGCGCAATTACGAGCGGCGCCGGAACCCTTCAAACTTCCGCGGCGCCGCCCATATAGCCTCTTTCCACTGCGCCCCGCGCACGTTTATTTGCGGTGACTGCCCGAACAACTGTGAGGTGAACGAGGTTTACATCGGAGGAGAGCTGGTAAGCCGCTGGGCCTCCCGCTGCGGTAAGTGGCACAACCTTAACCTCACCTCCAGCGACCGTAGTGAAAACCGGTGGGGATCAGGCTTGAAAAGTAACCAAAACCTGTGA
- the rpmB gene encoding 50S ribosomal protein L28 — translation MSKRCEICGKTITFGIQMSHSHIRSKRTWTPNLQRVKAIVDGIPKRIRVCTQCLRSGKVQRAT, via the coding sequence TTGTCTAAAAGATGCGAGATCTGTGGAAAAACAATAACCTTCGGCATTCAAATGAGCCACTCGCATATCCGCTCCAAACGCACCTGGACTCCCAACCTGCAGCGTGTGAAAGCAATCGTCGACGGCATCCCAAAGCGGATCAGGGTTTGCACCCAGTGTCTTAGGAGCGGGAAGGTTCAGCGTGCCACATAA
- the ribE gene encoding 6,7-dimethyl-8-ribityllumazine synthase → MPRNFEGHLVGEGLRFGIVVGRFNEFITQKLFGGAMDGLLRHGVADENVTVAWVPGAFEAPLTARKLAASGQYDAVICLGAVIRGATPHFDYVAGEVAKGVARVALETGVPVIFGVVTADTLEQAIERAGTKAGNKGFNAAVSAIEMANLFRQL, encoded by the coding sequence ATGCCCAGAAATTTCGAAGGACATCTTGTCGGTGAAGGACTGCGGTTTGGAATTGTAGTAGGGCGTTTTAACGAGTTCATCACCCAGAAACTCTTCGGCGGGGCGATGGACGGTCTGCTGCGCCATGGGGTTGCCGACGAAAACGTGACGGTGGCCTGGGTACCGGGAGCATTTGAGGCGCCCCTCACGGCGCGGAAGCTTGCGGCTAGCGGACAGTACGACGCGGTAATATGCCTGGGGGCGGTTATCAGGGGAGCTACACCACATTTTGATTACGTTGCCGGCGAGGTGGCAAAAGGGGTTGCCCGCGTTGCCCTGGAAACAGGGGTACCGGTGATCTTCGGGGTAGTGACCGCAGACACCCTTGAGCAGGCCATTGAGCGCGCCGGTACTAAAGCCGGGAACAAAGGGTTCAACGCCGCCGTAAGTGCGATCGAAATGGCAAATCTTTTCCGGCAGCTTTAA